In Pseudomonas nunensis, a single window of DNA contains:
- the rho gene encoding transcription termination factor Rho has protein sequence MNLTELKQKPITELLELAEQMGIENMARSRKQDVIFSLLKKHAKSGEEISGDGVLEILQDGFGFLRSADASYLAGPDDIYVSPSQIRRFNLRTGDTIVGKIRPPKEGERYFALLKVDTINYDRPENAKNKILFENLTPLFPTVRMKMEAGNGSTEDLTGRVIDLCAPIGKGQRGLIVAPPKAGKTIMLQNIAANIARNNPEVHLIVLLIDERPEEVTEMQRTVRGEVVASTFDEPPTRHVQVAEMVIEKAKRLVEHKKDVVILLDSITRLARAYNTVIPSSGKVLTGGVDAHALEKPKRFFGAARNIEEGGSLTIIATALVETGSKMDEVIYEEFKGTGNMELPLDRRIAEKRVFPAININRSGTRREELLTADDELQRMWILRKLLHPMDEIAAIEFLVDKLKTTKTNDEFFLSMKRK, from the coding sequence ATGAATCTGACTGAACTCAAGCAAAAGCCGATTACCGAACTGCTCGAATTGGCCGAACAGATGGGCATAGAAAATATGGCCCGTTCGCGCAAGCAGGACGTGATTTTCTCCCTGCTCAAAAAGCACGCGAAAAGCGGCGAGGAAATCTCCGGTGATGGCGTGCTGGAGATTCTCCAGGACGGCTTCGGCTTCCTGCGCTCCGCTGACGCTTCCTATCTCGCCGGCCCGGACGATATCTACGTCTCGCCGAGCCAGATCCGCCGCTTCAACTTGCGTACCGGTGACACCATCGTTGGCAAGATCCGCCCTCCAAAGGAAGGCGAGCGTTATTTCGCGCTGCTCAAGGTCGACACGATCAACTACGATCGTCCCGAGAATGCGAAAAACAAGATTCTCTTCGAGAACCTGACCCCGCTGTTCCCGACCGTGCGCATGAAGATGGAAGCCGGCAACGGTTCCACCGAAGACTTGACCGGTCGTGTCATCGACCTGTGCGCCCCGATCGGCAAAGGCCAGCGCGGTCTGATCGTTGCACCGCCGAAAGCCGGTAAAACGATCATGCTGCAGAACATTGCAGCGAACATCGCACGTAACAATCCTGAAGTTCACCTGATCGTATTGCTGATCGATGAACGTCCGGAAGAAGTAACCGAAATGCAGCGCACCGTGCGCGGCGAAGTGGTTGCCTCGACGTTCGATGAGCCGCCAACCCGCCACGTGCAGGTTGCCGAAATGGTGATCGAGAAGGCCAAGCGCCTGGTCGAACACAAGAAAGACGTGGTGATCCTGCTTGACTCCATCACCCGTCTGGCTCGCGCCTACAACACCGTGATCCCGAGCTCCGGCAAGGTACTGACCGGTGGTGTCGATGCCCACGCCCTGGAGAAACCGAAACGTTTCTTCGGCGCTGCACGGAACATCGAAGAAGGCGGCTCGCTGACCATCATCGCCACCGCGCTGGTTGAAACCGGCTCGAAGATGGACGAAGTGATCTACGAGGAATTCAAAGGCACGGGCAACATGGAACTGCCTTTGGATCGCCGCATCGCTGAAAAACGCGTTTTCCCGGCCATCAACATCAACCGTTCCGGCACCCGTCGCGAAGAGTTGCTGACCGCCGACGACGAGTTGCAGCGCATGTGGATCCTGCGCAAGCTGCTGCACCCGATGGACGAAATCGCTGCCATCGAGTTCCTGGTCGACAAGCTGAAAACGACCAAGACCAACGACGAGTTCTTCTTGTCGATGAAGCGCAAGTAA
- a CDS encoding acyltransferase family protein, translated as MSTLAYRRDIDGLRAIAVIAVVLFHFGVPGFTGGFVGVDVFFVISGYLITSIIWNQRQAGRFSFVDFWARRARRILPALFVMILAVLAVGWFLLAPKDYEELGRSVRYQVMFVSNILFMRQDGYFDVASDLKPLLHTWSLAVEEQFYIVFPLLLTVLSSRLKHWRLALFGALLVSFGLSVWAVAHHPEKAFFLLPMRAWELLAGAMLAVAPRSHWRLTAAGAQAVSLFGFGLILLAVFAYDNSTPFPGAAALLPTLGVVALIWANGHRQTLVGGMLASRVLVGLGLISYSWYLWHWPVFVFASYASVDESGPVEIAGLILLTLVLGYLSWRFVETPFRERRLLAGRRQILMAAGCGVLVLGLAGQALRWTDGLPSRLSDEALQYAKGKEWRPELMRCLADDKTPDDKLFCHYGTSAPTTAKALVWGDSHATALIPVFDDGAQQHGVSVILASSPGCIPVEGLEHDQQCARFNRRVEKALKPQSVADVVLVARWSLYLYGDVKGDLGHALRDSHGRYERPVAEQRLAEGLQATIRQLRNDGHRVWLVKEAPLQQFSPPYRLTRLAMLHRPTDDVGLAVTEHFKRQAFISQLFAQLAAANPGVTVVDPAPLLCGDAGLCRVELDGHSLYTDDNHLSEIGARLVAPVLEPLFRRLQAQATVGNGNVNAAK; from the coding sequence ATGAGCACACTTGCTTATCGAAGGGATATCGACGGCTTGCGGGCAATCGCCGTGATCGCGGTGGTGTTGTTCCATTTTGGCGTTCCTGGCTTTACCGGCGGCTTTGTCGGTGTTGATGTTTTCTTCGTGATTTCCGGCTACTTGATCACTTCGATCATCTGGAACCAGCGTCAGGCCGGGCGCTTCAGCTTTGTCGATTTCTGGGCTCGGCGTGCCCGGCGGATCCTGCCAGCGCTATTTGTGATGATTCTCGCGGTACTGGCGGTGGGTTGGTTCCTGCTGGCGCCCAAGGACTATGAGGAACTGGGGCGTTCGGTGCGCTACCAGGTGATGTTCGTCTCCAACATCCTGTTCATGCGCCAGGATGGTTATTTCGATGTGGCTTCCGACCTCAAGCCGTTGCTGCACACCTGGTCGCTGGCGGTTGAAGAGCAGTTCTACATTGTCTTCCCGCTGCTGCTGACGGTGCTGTCGAGTCGCCTCAAACATTGGCGGCTGGCATTGTTCGGTGCGCTGCTGGTGTCGTTCGGGCTTAGCGTCTGGGCCGTGGCGCACCACCCGGAAAAAGCCTTTTTCCTGTTACCGATGCGCGCCTGGGAGCTGTTGGCCGGCGCCATGTTGGCGGTTGCGCCAAGAAGCCACTGGCGCCTCACGGCGGCCGGTGCCCAGGCTGTCAGCCTGTTCGGCTTCGGGCTGATTCTGTTGGCGGTGTTTGCCTACGACAACAGCACGCCATTCCCCGGCGCCGCTGCGCTGTTGCCGACCCTCGGCGTGGTCGCGTTGATCTGGGCCAACGGTCATCGGCAGACGCTGGTCGGTGGGATGCTGGCCAGTCGCGTGCTGGTGGGCTTGGGGTTGATTTCCTATTCCTGGTACCTGTGGCATTGGCCGGTGTTTGTGTTCGCCAGTTATGCCAGCGTTGATGAGTCGGGGCCGGTGGAGATTGCAGGCCTGATTCTGCTCACGCTGGTGCTCGGTTATCTGTCGTGGCGCTTTGTCGAGACGCCGTTCCGCGAGCGCCGGTTGTTGGCGGGACGTCGACAGATCCTGATGGCGGCCGGTTGCGGCGTGCTGGTGCTCGGCCTGGCCGGTCAGGCATTGCGCTGGACTGATGGATTGCCTTCGCGCTTGTCGGATGAGGCGCTGCAGTACGCCAAGGGCAAGGAGTGGCGGCCTGAACTGATGCGCTGTCTGGCGGACGACAAGACCCCTGACGACAAGCTGTTTTGTCATTACGGAACGTCAGCGCCGACAACCGCAAAAGCCTTGGTCTGGGGCGACAGTCATGCCACGGCGCTGATCCCGGTCTTCGACGATGGCGCGCAACAGCATGGGGTCAGCGTGATCCTCGCCAGTTCCCCGGGCTGCATTCCGGTCGAAGGGCTTGAGCACGATCAGCAATGCGCCCGTTTCAATCGCCGGGTCGAGAAGGCGTTGAAGCCCCAGTCGGTAGCTGATGTGGTGCTGGTTGCGCGCTGGAGCCTGTATCTGTATGGCGATGTGAAAGGTGATCTGGGCCATGCGCTGCGTGACTCCCATGGCCGATATGAGCGTCCCGTCGCCGAGCAACGTTTAGCTGAAGGCTTGCAGGCGACGATCCGGCAACTGCGCAATGACGGGCATCGCGTCTGGCTGGTCAAGGAAGCACCGCTGCAACAATTTAGCCCGCCATATCGCCTGACGCGCCTGGCCATGTTGCATCGCCCGACCGATGACGTTGGTTTGGCAGTAACCGAGCACTTCAAGCGCCAGGCCTTTATCAGCCAACTGTTCGCGCAACTGGCTGCTGCCAATCCAGGGGTGACCGTGGTGGATCCGGCGCCGCTGCTGTGTGGTGACGCGGGCCTGTGCCGGGTCGAGCTCGACGGGCATTCGCTGTATACCGACGACAATCACCTGTCGGAGATTGGCGCACGTCTCGTGGCGCCGGTGCTTGAGCCACTGTTCAGGCGCTTGCAGGCCCAAGCCACAGTCGGCAATGGCAACGTGAATGCGGCGAAGTAA